In Dasypus novemcinctus isolate mDasNov1 chromosome 23, mDasNov1.1.hap2, whole genome shotgun sequence, the following proteins share a genomic window:
- the CLDN4 gene encoding claudin-4, with the protein MASMGLQVMGIALAVLGWLGAVLCCALPMWRVTAFIGSNIVTSQTIWEGLWMNCVVQSTGQMQCKVYDSLLALPQDLQAARALVVVCIIVAALGVLLSVVGGKCTNCVEDESSKAKIMIVAGVVFLLAGLLVMIPVSWTAHNVIRDFYNPLVTAGQKRELGASLYVGWAAAGLLLLGGALLCCNCPPRADKPYSAKYSAARSAPASNYV; encoded by the coding sequence ATGGCCTCCATGGGGCTGCAGGTGATGGGCATTGCCCTGGCTGTGCTGGGCTGGCTGGGCGCTGTGCTGTGCTGCGCGCTGCCCATGTGGCGCGTGACGGCCTTCATCGGCAGCAACATTGTCACGTCGCAGACCATCTGGGAGGGCCTGTGGATGAACTGCGTGGTGCAGAGCACGGGGCAGATGCAGTGCAAGGTGTATGACTCGCTGCTGGCGCTGCCGCAGGACCTGCAGGCGGCCCGCGCTCTCGTCGTTGTGTGCATCATCGTGGCCGCGCTGGGCGTCCTGCTGTCCGTGGTGGGTGGGAAGTGCACCAACTGCGTGGAGGACGAGAGCTCCAAGGCCAAGATCATGATCGTGGCGGGCGTGGTGTTCCTGCTGGCCGGGCTGCTGGTGATGATCCCCGTGTCCTGGACGGCCCACAACGTCATCCGCGACTTCTACAACCCGCTGGTGACGGCGGGCCAGAAGCGCGAGCTGGGCGCCTCGCTCTATGTGGGCTGGGCGGCCGCGGGGCTGCTGCTGCTCGGGGGCGCGCTGCTCTGCTGCAACTGCCCCCCGCGCGCCGACAAGCCCTACTCCGCCAAGTACTCGGCCGCGCGCTCCGCGCCCGCCAGCAACTACGTGTAA
- the METTL27 gene encoding methyltransferase-like protein 27, which yields MAQEEGGSLPAVRARVGAAHGITDLALKLQFYDRWAPDYDQDVAALQYRAPRLAVDCLTQALPGPSQTALILDVACGTGLVAAELQARGFLQLHGVDGSPEMLARARARGLYQRLSLCTLGQEPLPSPEGTFDAVLVVGALSDGQVPCSAVPELLRVTKPGGLVCMTTRTNPSNLCYKEALEATLDRLAQAGAWECLAAWPVDRWELATSELEVEPGSSAGDGFISGIVYLYRKQVAQVAGTSPGPQPLPDL from the exons ATGGCGCAGGAGGAGGGCGGGAGCCTGCCCGCCGTGCGGGCGCGGGTCGGGGCGGCGCACGGCATCACCGACCTGGCCCTTAAACTCCAATTCTATGACCGCTGGGCCCCGGATTACGACCAG GATGTGGCCGCCCTTCAGTACCGCGCCCCCCGCCTGGCCGTGGACTGCCTCACCCAAGCCCTTCCAGGCCCTTCCCAGACTGCCCTGATCCTGGACGTGGCCTGTGGCACCGGCCTGGTGGCAGCTGAG CTGCAGGCTCGGGGCTTCCTCCAGCTGCACGGGGTGGATGGAAGCCCAGAGATGCTGGCCCGGGCCCGGGCCCGCGGCCTCTACCAGCGCCTCAGCCTCTGCACCCTGGGCCAGGAGCCGCTGCCCAGCCCCGAAG GGACCTTCGACGCAGTGCTGGTGGTGGGTGCCCTCAGTGACGGCCAGGTGCCCTGCAGCGCGGTACCCGAGCTCCTGCGAGTCACCAAGCCAG GTGGGCTGGTGTGTATGACCACCAGGACCAATCCATCCAACCTTTGCTATAAGGAGGCTCTGGAGGCCACCCTGGACAGGCTGGCGCAGGCGGGGGCGTGGGAATGCCTGGCGGCCTGGCCTGTGGACCGGTGGGAGCTGGCCACCTCCGAGCTCGAGGTAGAACCCGGCAGCTCTGCCGGTGACGGCTTCATCTCTGGCATCGTCTACCTGTACCGGAAGCAGGTGGCCCAGGTTGCAGGGACAagtcctggcccccagcccctgccagaCCTCTGA